In a single window of the Fusarium falciforme chromosome 3, complete sequence genome:
- a CDS encoding V-type proton ATPase subunit E, whose translation MSQHALSDQQVDNELRKMTAFIKQEAMEKAREIEIKANEEFEIEKSKLVRQETDAIDVQYEKKFKQATMSQQITRSTVSNKTRLRVLGARQELLDSIFEDAQKKLAEGAKDKGKYQKALKGLVLEGLYALNEPELQVRARKKDYDVVKKAIDEASKEFKKQLGKDVTVKLQEDQPLADGIAGGVVIISGDGRIDIDNTFEARLRLLEDSAAPAVREALFGKNPNRKFFD comes from the exons atgtcgCAACACGCATTGTCCGACCAGCAG GTCGACAATGAGCTCCGCAAGATGACGGCCTTCATCAAGCAGGAAGCCATGGAGAAGGCCCGCGAGatcgagatcaaggccaacGAGGAGTTCGAGATCGAAAAGTCCAAGCTCGTCCGCCAGGAGACCGACGCCATCGACGTCCAATATGAGAAGAAGTTCAAGCAGGCCACCATGTCCCAGCAAATCACCCGCTCTACCGTCTCCAACAAGACGCGGCTCAGGGTCCTCGGCGCCCGCCAGGAGCTGCTCGACAGCATATTCGAGGATGCTcagaagaagctcgccgagggtgccaaggacaagggcaaGTACCAGAAGGCCCTCAAGGGTCTTGTGCTTGAGGGCTTGTATGCTCTCAACGAGCCCGAGCTTCAGGTCCGCGCGCGCAAGAAGGACTATGACGTCGTCAAGAAGGCCATTGATGAGGCTTCCAAGGAGTTCAAGAAGCAGCTTGGCAAGGACGTCACGGTAAAGCTTCAGGAGGACCAGCCCCTCGCTGACGGAAT CGCCGGCGGTGTGGTTATCATTAGCGGAGACGGCAGGATTGACATTGACAACACCTTCGAGGCTCGGTTGCGGCTCCTGGAGGACTCTGCCGCTCCCGCGGTGCGAGAGGCCCTGTTCGGAAAGAATCCTAACCGCAAGTTCTTTGACTAA